The sequence AATATTGTCTGCTGTATTTTGTTTGCTCCATCTACTTTTGCTGCTTCATACAACCCAGAGTCAACTCCACTTAAAGCTGCTAGATATATTATCGAGCTCCAACCAACCTCTTGCCAGATACCAGATGCAATATATATTGTTCTAAACCATCTAGGCATTATCATAAAATTAATTGGTTTCTGACCAAAAAAAGAAAGAACGTGATTTATAAGTCCGGTTGTAGGAGAAAGAAAGTTAACTACCATTCCTACTACTACAACAGTCGATACAAAGTGAGGAAGATAGCTTATTGTCTGTACAGATTTCTTATAGAATTTAGCTGTTATTCCATTAACGATTAGTGCAAGTATTATTGGCGCAGGAAATCCAAAAATGATGCTATATACATTTAATAGAAATGTATTCCTCATTAATCTCCAAAAAAAAGTAGAATTAAAAAATTCGATGAAATATTTAAACCCAACCCATGGTCCTTTAAGAATACCCCTATATGGAGAAAAGTTTTCAAAGGAAATAATAAGCCCATACATAGGAATATATTTAAAAACAATATAGTATATAAGCGGAAATAGAATCATCATCCACAAATACTTATCTCTATTAAATATTTTTGATAACTTGTCTCGCTTTGAAAAATGAGATTTAAATGTATGTTCCATGCTAATTCTCCCCTTATCATAAGTCATCTAATTGCTAATTTATATTATAATAATTTTCAAAATGTTTAGAATGGTTGAATGTTCAAAAAAATAGCACTTTTGTTTAAATAA is a genomic window of Clostridiales bacterium containing:
- a CDS encoding ABC transporter permease subunit gives rise to the protein MEHTFKSHFSKRDKLSKIFNRDKYLWMMILFPLIYYIVFKYIPMYGLIISFENFSPYRGILKGPWVGFKYFIEFFNSTFFWRLMRNTFLLNVYSIIFGFPAPIILALIVNGITAKFYKKSVQTISYLPHFVSTVVVVGMVVNFLSPTTGLINHVLSFFGQKPINFMIMPRWFRTIYIASGIWQEVGWSSIIYLAALSGVDSGLYEAAKVDGANKIQQTIFITLPSILPTIIIMLILRMGNMLSVGAEKVLLMYNPLTYEVADVINTYVYRIGIGNSEFSYGSAVGLFQSAINFILVASVNKISKKVSEISLW